Proteins encoded by one window of Desulfovibrio ferrophilus:
- a CDS encoding glycosyltransferase, with protein MATCKGEPDAVVLGDASLPPILAGIEAWPCLTAFHCVDSHIHSWQPVYAQAFDLCSISLRDHLPGFQGKILPDECLKWLPPWAPDNMRPRDVDKEWDLLFAGTVNRETTPKRFTFLTELKRHLPSLHVTHGDFRELFPKARVVLNYCERGDLNFRVFEALGTGACLLTPEVGHGQDELFTPGEDMYTYPADDMDALIQQAERLLALDGPCEQAGQNGLAKIDAKHRASHRAREYSDWLRSQSDKYRSRRLAHVADIHDGVLKLLYLHMAEGVANHELRTQYLRLSVATPPLI; from the coding sequence GTGGCAACTTGCAAAGGCGAACCAGACGCCGTGGTCCTGGGCGATGCCAGTCTGCCTCCCATTCTGGCTGGCATCGAGGCCTGGCCCTGTCTTACCGCCTTCCACTGCGTGGATTCGCACATCCATTCCTGGCAGCCGGTCTACGCCCAGGCCTTTGATCTCTGTTCCATCAGCCTGAGGGATCATCTGCCCGGATTCCAGGGCAAGATCTTGCCTGATGAATGCCTGAAATGGCTCCCCCCTTGGGCGCCGGACAACATGCGCCCCCGGGACGTAGACAAGGAATGGGATTTGCTCTTTGCTGGAACCGTGAACCGCGAAACCACCCCAAAGCGCTTCACTTTCCTAACCGAACTCAAGCGTCATCTTCCTTCCCTGCACGTGACCCACGGAGATTTCCGCGAACTCTTCCCCAAGGCCAGGGTCGTACTCAACTATTGCGAACGAGGTGACCTTAATTTCCGCGTCTTTGAAGCACTCGGAACGGGAGCCTGCCTGCTGACGCCAGAGGTGGGCCATGGTCAAGACGAACTGTTCACCCCTGGCGAAGACATGTACACCTATCCCGCAGACGATATGGACGCCCTCATCCAGCAGGCTGAACGGCTCCTGGCACTGGATGGCCCCTGCGAACAGGCCGGACAGAACGGCCTTGCCAAGATCGATGCCAAGCATCGCGCCTCGCACCGCGCCAGAGAGTATTCGGACTGGTTGCGATCCCAATCTGACAAGTACCGATCTCGAAGACTGGCCCATGTCGCAGATATCCATGACGGCGTCCTCAAGCTGCTGTACCTCCATATGGCCGAAGGCGTCGCCAATCATGAACTGCGAACGCAATACCTCCGACTGTCCGTGGCAACCCCACCATTGATCTAG
- a CDS encoding NAD(P)/FAD-dependent oxidoreductase, with product MKRCDVIVLGAGAAGLFFAGHAAGRGRSVIVLDPGPKPARKVRISGGGRCNFTNLDMDAEHFGSGNPHFVKSALARFTPWDMVGFLGEYGLSYEEKAEGQLFCAEGAGAVARALEGFAKGTGASIRLGESALGVLKDEDGFAVETEQGRYRAKSLVVATGGPSWPGVGASWFGFELARQFGLRVEPPRPALVPLICGNWKHVDLAGLALPVRVSCGAAVVADDLLFTHRGLSGPAILRISSHWKKGESLIIDLLPGQHVAALIDDTRRESGKTLTRNLLGKHLPSRLAQRVSGHVGFLPVGELDRETMDTLTARIHGWEVLPTRSEGWEKAEAAAGGVDTRAFSSKTMEARDVPDLYFIGEVLDVTGELGGYNLHWAWASAHAAAQNV from the coding sequence ATGAAGCGTTGCGATGTGATTGTGCTCGGGGCCGGAGCTGCGGGGCTTTTTTTTGCCGGACATGCTGCTGGACGTGGGCGGTCCGTGATCGTGTTAGACCCGGGTCCAAAGCCTGCGCGCAAGGTACGTATTTCCGGTGGCGGGCGATGCAATTTCACGAACCTGGACATGGATGCTGAACATTTCGGCAGTGGCAATCCGCATTTTGTAAAGTCCGCACTGGCTCGATTCACTCCCTGGGACATGGTTGGGTTTCTGGGCGAGTACGGTTTGTCTTACGAGGAAAAGGCCGAGGGACAGTTGTTCTGTGCCGAGGGCGCGGGGGCAGTGGCCCGTGCGCTGGAGGGGTTTGCAAAAGGGACAGGAGCCTCCATCAGACTTGGTGAGTCCGCGCTGGGCGTGCTGAAGGACGAAGATGGTTTTGCTGTGGAGACAGAGCAGGGGCGTTACCGGGCAAAGAGTCTGGTCGTGGCCACGGGTGGCCCTTCCTGGCCCGGAGTGGGCGCTTCCTGGTTTGGATTCGAACTGGCCCGGCAGTTCGGCCTGCGAGTGGAACCGCCACGCCCGGCCTTGGTGCCGTTGATTTGTGGCAATTGGAAGCATGTCGACCTTGCTGGATTGGCCCTGCCAGTGCGTGTGAGCTGTGGGGCAGCTGTGGTCGCCGATGATCTGCTGTTTACGCATAGGGGGCTTTCCGGTCCTGCCATTTTGCGTATTTCATCACACTGGAAGAAAGGGGAGTCCTTGATTATTGATCTGCTGCCTGGACAACATGTGGCAGCACTCATTGATGACACGCGCCGCGAGTCGGGAAAGACTCTGACGCGCAACCTGCTGGGTAAGCATTTGCCTTCTCGCCTTGCCCAACGCGTCTCAGGTCATGTGGGATTTTTGCCTGTGGGCGAGCTGGATCGCGAGACCATGGACACGCTCACCGCACGTATTCATGGATGGGAAGTGTTGCCCACCCGCTCCGAGGGTTGGGAAAAGGCCGAGGCCGCTGCGGGTGGTGTGGACACACGCGCCTTCTCGTCCAAGACCATGGAGGCCCGTGACGTTCCCGACTTGTATTTCATCGGCGAGGTTCTGGACGTGACTGGTGAGCTGGGGGGCTACAATCTCCACTGGGCCTGGGCTTCGGCCCATGCCGCTGCACAGAACGTCTGA
- a CDS encoding bacteriohemerythrin, producing MEGKQTLWKQKYLLEIDEIDEQHKGFFDLCMKQALLCDRARKGEAISVRNIIKAIFALRNYAFYHFHTEEGLIVKYRYPGVYGHLRKHDLFLQKLMEFSEELEGYIAHQDTEASESFLDLADRISAYATTWWGEHIVEVDKQYAQHIRSCKGRPSGGECS from the coding sequence ATGGAAGGGAAGCAAACGCTGTGGAAGCAGAAGTATCTGTTGGAGATTGATGAAATCGATGAACAGCACAAGGGTTTTTTTGACCTGTGCATGAAGCAGGCTCTGCTTTGTGACCGGGCCAGAAAGGGAGAGGCCATTTCCGTTCGCAATATTATCAAAGCCATATTTGCCTTGCGCAACTATGCCTTTTACCATTTTCACACGGAAGAAGGCCTCATCGTCAAGTATCGCTATCCTGGGGTTTATGGCCACCTACGCAAGCATGACCTGTTTTTGCAGAAATTGATGGAGTTTTCTGAAGAGCTAGAGGGGTATATTGCTCATCAGGATACCGAGGCCAGTGAATCCTTTCTGGATTTGGCTGATCGAATTTCAGCGTATGCGACAACGTGGTGGGGTGAGCATATCGTCGAGGTGGATAAGCAGTATGCCCAGCACATTCGGAGTTGCAAAGGACGCCCATCGGGAGGCGAGTGCTCTTGA
- a CDS encoding glutaminyl-peptide cyclotransferase — MRILTGHIVARNAPRWARAWDVVLSTCMMVLIVLVMGGVFFAYTAASSVAAEPAPIQQVTEVYRLPHAPGAFTQGLFFVGERLFETTGRHGQSRMMELDPRTGEMLRTHFLPARYFGEGATAMGPHVVWLTWTRQQAFIFDLESLEASGEFSYRGEGWGLASDGDRFMMSDGSSVISFRDPQTFVRHGEVQVTDGGVAVERLNELEWVSGVLYANVWRDSRIAVIDIRTGNVVRWLDLAPFHPPLDDPAAVLNGIAYDQRNDCLLVTGKLWPEMICVRPVH, encoded by the coding sequence ATGAGAATCTTGACTGGTCATATCGTTGCGCGGAACGCTCCCCGTTGGGCTCGTGCTTGGGACGTGGTGCTGTCCACGTGCATGATGGTCCTCATCGTCCTTGTGATGGGTGGCGTATTTTTTGCGTATACTGCCGCTTCGAGTGTTGCAGCTGAACCAGCTCCGATCCAACAGGTTACGGAGGTGTATCGCCTGCCGCATGCGCCGGGGGCGTTCACCCAGGGATTGTTTTTTGTCGGCGAACGTCTGTTTGAGACGACGGGGCGGCATGGGCAATCCCGCATGATGGAGCTTGATCCGCGCACAGGGGAGATGTTGCGAACCCATTTTCTTCCTGCCCGGTATTTTGGCGAAGGAGCGACGGCGATGGGCCCGCACGTGGTTTGGCTGACATGGACCAGGCAACAGGCGTTTATCTTTGATTTGGAGTCCTTAGAAGCGAGTGGTGAATTCAGTTACCGGGGAGAGGGTTGGGGATTGGCCAGCGACGGTGACCGCTTCATGATGAGCGACGGGAGCAGTGTGATCTCCTTTCGTGATCCACAGACCTTTGTTCGTCATGGTGAAGTGCAGGTGACGGATGGCGGTGTAGCGGTGGAGCGTTTGAACGAGTTGGAGTGGGTGAGTGGGGTGCTCTATGCCAATGTCTGGCGGGATTCGCGGATTGCCGTGATTGATATTCGAACCGGGAATGTGGTGCGTTGGTTGGATCTGGCCCCCTTTCATCCGCCATTGGATGATCCGGCGGCAGTACTCAACGGCATTGCCTATGACCAGCGTAATGATTGCCTGTTGGTGACGGGCAAGCTGTGGCCGGAGATGATCTGCGTCCGCCCTGTGCATTGA
- a CDS encoding peptidylprolyl isomerase translates to MSDHPMVMMETAMGEVVIELYEDKAPETVKNFMKYVEEEHYDGTIFHRVIPTFMIQGGGFTGMMKEKATGAPVKNEANNGLKNERGTIAMARTMDPHSATAQFFINVEDNASLNFRAENEAGWGYCVFGKVIEGMEVVDKIRKARTKSMGFHDDVPADPIYINSIRPFEW, encoded by the coding sequence ATGTCCGATCACCCGATGGTCATGATGGAGACCGCCATGGGCGAAGTCGTCATCGAACTGTACGAAGACAAAGCCCCTGAGACCGTAAAGAATTTCATGAAATACGTGGAGGAAGAGCATTACGACGGCACCATCTTCCACCGCGTCATCCCCACATTCATGATTCAGGGCGGTGGTTTTACCGGCATGATGAAGGAAAAGGCCACCGGCGCTCCCGTCAAGAACGAAGCCAACAATGGCCTGAAAAACGAGCGTGGCACCATTGCCATGGCCCGCACCATGGACCCTCATTCGGCCACCGCACAGTTCTTTATCAACGTTGAGGACAACGCCTCCTTGAATTTCAGAGCCGAAAATGAGGCTGGCTGGGGCTACTGCGTATTCGGCAAGGTCATCGAGGGCATGGAAGTTGTGGACAAGATCCGCAAAGCCCGCACCAAATCCATGGGCTTCCATGATGACGTTCCCGCGGACCCGATTTACATCAATTCCATCCGCCCCTTCGAGTGGTAG